From the Paenibacillus tianjinensis genome, the window TATACCGCGATCAGCCGCGCCAGCAGCTTCGTTTCCTCGTCCGCTCCTCCGTACGTTTCGAAAAACACGCCGCGAGCGTAAGGTGGTAAAAAGCTATAAGCAACGCTCAAATCGCAAGCCGGGTGACCTACGCTCAGATCACCCCAGTCAATGATGCCGGAAATGATTCCGTTCTCATTAACAAGCATATTTTTGAAATGAAGATCGCCATGTAGCAGTGCATTCACCGCCTCGACACGGTCCTTTTGCAGCCTGCATATATACGCTTCGATCACACTGGACTCCTCCGGCGACAAGTGTTCAACCACCTTCGATAGAAAGCCCTCCAATTTCACTTTGCGCGATGCTATGTCCGTCAAGTTTCGATGATCTTGCTGAACTCCGCACTTCAGCGCCGCCTGCACCGGAAACTCATGCAATCTCCGCAAAAATTTCGCCAGCGTCTCTGCCGATAAAGCCCGGCGTTCTTCCGTCAAACCGATTGAGAAATCCCCTGGCACGTAGGCATAGCCAAGAAATGGTGCCGGGTATTTGTCAGTTGCTTCGCCATAAAACAACGGTTTCGGATAGGGGAGGGTCATATATGTCTCCAGCTTCGGCAGCAGCTTCCCTTCCATACGAATCGAGCCAACTGCAATCGTTCTTCTTGGAAACCGGAACACGTACTCGTCACCGATGAGAAAAACCGTATTGTCCCAGCCCCAGCCCAATCGCTTCACTTGCTTCGATGACAGCTGAGGGAATTGTCTGCCGATCAGCGTCCGCGCCTGCTCTTCGTTAACCTCCCACTCCGCATCCCATACATTCGATCCTCCCATGAATTGTCAGCCTCCTCGTTCCTTACGTTATTTAGATGTTTACATACCCTGGAAGTTACGCATAACTGCCTGTCCGTATTCTGAGTTGAGGGCTACCTCGCGGCCCTTCATTGTTAAACTATCGTTCCCCGTTAGTTCAGCACGTTGTTAAACTGGTCGCGGGTTAATTCATAATCAATTGAAGATTGTAATTCACCTAATTGGTTTCTCCATGAATTATGGCGGACAGCCATTTTACGGAAACCCATTTTCTCATACGCGTGCTGAGCCCGTATATTATTAATATTAGTGTCTAGAATGTTCTGTAATATCCCAACTCGCTAAACAATGCATTGATTAACATCATCAAAAAATATCTATATATATATTTTTTACTCACGATTCCGACTGCGTACATCTTTATTAAAATTCAGGACATGTTCTCAATCATTCTGCCCATTAGTTTAATAGCGGCCATTCACTATAAGAGAGTCGCCGCTAACATCAATCTCCTGCTCAGCCCACGTGGATATCAGGTCGTGAGATTCTTCCAATTCCCTTCGGAAACCACTTCAACAGCTCCATCGATCACTTTGATGGCGGTTTGATCATCAATCGCATATGTCGGCACTCGCATCCCGGCGGCCCAGCTCTCAGCAGCAGCCATGGTGTTGTCAGGCAGCATCTCATGGTCAAGATGCGGAAATATTGCAAAATCAACCAGACCCAGCGTTTCATCGCCACCGGCGGGTGGAGTCCAACCAACGAAGAATTTCCCGATGTTAGGTGCCATAACCATACTCCCGGCGCTCATTCCCACATAAACTGCCTGCAGCGAAGGTAAGAGGTCGGCCAGTCCGGACTGCCGCATCCAGTGGTTCAGATAGAGGGCGTCACCGCCCGCCACTAACAGGACGTCAATCCCCTGGACCAGCGGTACCCAGCGGTCTTTACTGATACTTGGAAGCGCAGTGAGCTCAAGTATGCCAACAGACTTCCAGCCCAGGTCGACCATGGGGTTTTCGGATTTCCCGCTGATGAACTCCCAGGTATTGACGCCAGGGCCGACCCAGGGGTGTCCGTACATCGCGGTGGGAATGCACAGGGCGTTGGAGTCGGCAATCGGCTTGTCCAGCATGTCAACTAGCGCGTCGTGTATGCTTTTGTTATTAATGCCTGCAGATGTTAGTAATAATTTCATATCCTCACTCCTATTCGCTTGGAACTTCGTAATTTCCTTATCGCCAAGTTCAATAGCTTTACGATGATACTGCTGAAGTCATCATAGAGGGAATGGCTACTCTGAGAGGATGGTTAATGAAGGGTCAAGTTTATGTAGAGTACAAGCGGTTAGGTTTTTTTGCTGTACAGACTGAAACTGAAGACAATTATTTCTCCGTAATCTTTCACACTGCAATAATAGCATATAACCATATATTGGGGTTTAAAAGTTTGTTAGCTTAATAAGATTTAGTCATAGTCTATGATCTAGTTCTCAGTCTCATTCTGATGACAAATTGTTGCGTGCGAACGTACATCAATAAGAAGAAAGGGACTAAAAGAAGAAGCGGCGACCAAGACTTTATTACCCAAGTCTCGGTTGCCGCTGTTGCCATTAAACTAACGTTTTCCCGATAGCTTAATAAATTGTCCTACCTTTACATCTTTTGAAGCAAGAATTCTTTATGTTCTTCTGATAGCTTCAATAAAGTAAACTCATTGTGCTTAATTAATTCACTGAGCATATTTGATTCTTCCCTAGCTAAATCATAAAGTGGCTTATTAATGATTCCGCTGATAAATGCTCCTTCCAGCTCATCTGTGTCCTTATTAATTACTTCCCCAGATGGTAATACAATTAAATCCAGAAACAAATCGTCCATCCACGGCACATTGTTGTCACTAACACCATTCTTGGAACATATATCTATATACCACTGCACGATATTACCTTTTGAATCAAACATTGTTGTTACCGAATGATTTCGACCTGAAGGGAATTGCTGAAGCCATAGATAGCCATCGTTAACAATACAAATTTCTTCTCCGTTATATTCAACGTAAAGAGGGTCTGATACTTTGAGAATTCGAAGAAGGGTCACGTAACCATTGAAGTTATCCGATTCGATAAAAGACTGAGCATACTCCCTTACTAAAACACGTTTCCGGTCTGAACGGTCCCCAAATTTTCTTTTTAGCACCAAAATCCCCCCAATTGTACAAATTGCTCTACATCGAGATAATGATACCATATATTGGAACTATTCTGCCCGTTAATTGAATAAAGGCAGCCGATCGAGTATACCGACCGGCTGCCCTTTCGTGTTTGAACTAAGGTTTCCCGTTAGGGTAATCACCATAAGTGACAAGGTCATCTTACCGTCTGGTAGACGAGACCTATGGCTCCAGAATCAAAGGTCTTGTTTTCGATTAGCTTAAGATTGATCTTCTCCCTGAGTCCCTGGAATAACGGCAACCCCTTACCGATTAGGACGGGAGAAACCGTGATTTTATACTCATCAATTAAATCAAGCTCCATAAGGTGATGTGCAAACCTAGGACTGCCGAGGATGACCATATCCTTGCCTGGCTGCTGTTTGAGGTTATTGATCTCTTCCTCGATATCTTCTTTTACGAGTCTGGAATTATTCCATTCGACTTTCTCCAGGGTTGTGGAAAAAACGATTTTGGCTGTCTTTTCGATCCATTCGGCATGATCCCGTTCATGCTGCGAAGCTGACGGGTTCGAAGGTACAGATGGCCAGTAGCTGTGCATCATCTGATAAGTCCCACGTCCCCAAATGACAGTGTCGGCAGTACTCAAAATTTCTTTCGCGTGTTTCTCCAGATCAGCATCGTAGGAAATCCAGCCAATATCCATTTCACCATTCGGCCCTTCTACAAAACCGTCAAGCGATGCGTGCAGAAAAAGGACGAGTTTTCTCATGTTCAGTTCTCCTTTGTTCATGAAGGATATCTTCATCTACATTATACATTATCTACATTTTGCAGAATTCAACTTGGGTTGTTTCTTATGGATGGCTAACCCAATACCTGCCCATTAGTATATTGCCTCGACAGTTTAGTTCTTTATGAGGCCAAGGTCTGGCGATATAATAATTTGAATAAATATGAATGCTTCAGGCGGAAGGAGAGATTATCTGCATGTACATAAAAGTTCTAAATCCGGCCGATGCCGAAAAGTACCGGGAGCTACGGCTTGAGTCACTGCTGAACCATCCGGAAGCTTTTCTGAGCACCTATGAAGCGGAGAAGGGGCTGCCGTTCGAAACCACGCGCAGCAGGCTGGAGCCTGCGGAAGGCAGGTTCACTCTGGGCGGCTTTACGGAGCAGGATGAGCTGGCGGGAATGGTTACTTTTATCCGGGAGGACAGGGCGAGAATCTCCCATAAAGGCAATGTCTATGCCATGTATGTGAGTCCCGCAGCACGCAAGCAGAAGCTGGGATACCGGCTGATGACGGAACTGCTTGTGCGGGCCGGGCAGCTGCCGGGACTGGAGATTGTTAACCTTACGGTGTTCTCGGACAACCATGCGGCGAAGCGGTTGTATACTTCGCTGGGATTCACCTGCTATGGTACGGAGCGGAAGGCGGTTAAGCTGGACGGCGTGTATCTGGATGAGGATCTGATGACGCTGGAGCTGAATCAACTCCTGCTGTATCCATGAAGACAAAAACGGAAGCTTGGTCATATTATAAGCTGCCCGGTGCATAAGCTTGGTCTATAGTCCTGTCCACGGGAGGGGTTGATGACTTGGCAACTGCGCTGCTTGGCAGCTTTTTATCGGCAATGGCCACGGTGCTCGGAGTGGTGCCCATCCTGTTCGTACGGAGATTGTCCGAGCTGTGGAAGGATGTGCTGGTTGCTTTTACCGCCGGTATCATGGTTTCTGCGTCCACCTTTGGCTTAATGCCGCAGGCCATTAGGGAGTCAGGAATTATTGCGCTGACGCTCGGACTGATCACCGGGGTGCTGCTGCTTGATCTGATTGAGAACAATATTCCGCATATCGATGTCGAGAACAAACCGGGTTTCACTAATATGGATTCCAAGGCGCTGCTCGTCATGATCGCGCTGTTCATTCATAACATTCCTGAGGGTCTCAGCACAGGGTTCAGCTATGCCAGTGAACAAGGCAGTCTCGGTCCTATGGTGGCGATTGCCATCGGGGCGCAAAATATGCCGGAAGGCCTGATCCTCGCCATCTTCCTGATGAATTCTAACGCGACCCGGCGCAAGGCGCTGGGGATTGCCGCATTAACAGGTCTAATGGAGATGATCTCAGCGGTTATCGGCTATTTTACGGCAAGTTCGATGCAGCATGCGGTCGGTTACGGGCTGGCTTTTGCCGCCGGGGCGATGCTCTTCATTGTTTACAAGGAGCTGATTCCGGAGAGTCATGGACATGGTTATGAACGGCCGTCGACGTATTCATTTATCTTCGGGCTGCTGGCGATGGTGTATATTACGCAGTTTTTTGGCTGAACAGCAAGAAAGATTTCCCGCAGAGCTTGTACCCGTATATCCTTTATCTACAGCGTTTGCGTCCGGCTTCAAAAGCCGCTATACTGGCTTTTATCCCGGCGATTCACAGAGCGTCAGCTTGAAGATGGAGGGTGGAAACTGGATGGATAGACTAGCCTGGGAAGCTGTAACAACCTTTATTTTGCTTATCATTGCGTACTTAAGCTTGTATTTTTCCTTTCGCAAACGTACGCCTTTTGCGCGCTACACTGCATTAGTGCTGCTGGCGGCAAGCGGAGCTCCGCTGGCGGTGATGCTGGGGCTGGAATATGCCAGGGAATCCAAGGATGCGAATATCGGTCTGGGGATGGCTTTTATGCTGACCTGGGTGATTACGGCGCTGATATTATTGCTGTCACTGATTCTTTGGATTCTCCGGCTAAGAAAGAAACGCTAGTTTTAAAAAATATCAAAACAGGCTATTCCGGCTGCATGTGCAGTTTAGGATAGCCTGTTTGCTGTGCTTAGCGGTGGGCCGTGTACACGTTCGCCTTGCTGGCCTTACGGATAGTTTCCAGCTCTTGCGGCGAGAGTGGGGCAGACTCCACTGCCGCTGCGTTCAGTCTCAGCTGCTCTATATTGCTCGCCCCCGGAATGATGGAAGCTACCGGAGAATGTGCGAGCGGATAGTGAAGCGCGGCTTGCGTCAGCGTCCGGGAACCGGAAGTCTGCTGTGTCAGCTGATCATGCAGTCCGGCCAGTTCCTGAACACTGTAATCCAGATAATCCTGCTTCAGCTTGGCACGGCCATTCTCTGTCAGAATCCCGCGCGCCAGCGGCCCGCGGGCAATCAGACTGATGCCATGCTGCTCCAGCAGAGGAAGAATGTCTTCCTCCGGGCGTCTGTCAAGAATGCTGTATTGACTCATCACACTTACGATGCTTGACCGCTGCACATATTCTCTGATCACATTCGGGCGGATGGAGGAAATGCCGTAATACCGGATCAGCCCTTCCTGCTTCAGCTCTTCAAAGGCTTCAATGGTCTCATCGATATTGTCTTCGAGCGTTCCGCCATGCAGCTGGTAAAGGTCGATATAATCGGTTTGCAGCCTGCGGAGACTCTCATGTACGGCTGATTTGATATAGGCTTTGGAGGGGTCCCAGGACCAGCCTTCCTTGCCGGGTATCCGGCGGTTTCCGACCTTCGTCGCCAGAATAACATCTCCGCGGCGATGGCGGATGGCCGTACCTACGAGTTCTTCATTCCGTCCTTCATCATAAAGATCCGCAGTGTCGAGGAAGTTAATTTCCAGGTCCAGCGCTTCATGAATGATGGATACGGCTGCAGCTTCCCCGGTTCCCAGGGACATACAACCAAGCCCCATGGCGCTTACATATAACTCAGATTGGCCTAAACGGTTTTTGTTCATTCTGCATCCCTTTCTGCGCTGTTTTGTGTCCATTATTGTAACTCCCCGGGAAGGGACTATCCCCGCAAAATGGCTTCGATCTGTTCCAGCTCTTCTGCGCTCAGTTCAGGGGCGTTCAGGGAAGCTACGGCATCCTCGATCTGGCTTACCTTGCTGGCACCGATCAGTGCCGAGGTAACCTTGCCGCCGCGCAGCACCCAGGATAAGGCGAGCTGCGACATTTTCTGGCCGCGGGCTGCTGCGATGTCGTTCAGCTTGCGTACTTTTCCGATGACTTCCTCGGTAATCTCCCGTTCAGAGAGGAATACACTAGGTCCGGCTGCACGGGAATCGGGAGCGATTCCGTTCAGGTAGCGGTCGGTGAGAATGCCTTTTTGCATCGGCGAGAAGGCGATAGTGCCGATGCCTTCTTCGGCGAGCACATCCTGTAGGCCGTCTTCAATCCAGCGCGACAACATGGAATAGTTCGGCTGATGAATCAGGCAAGGCGTGCCCAGACGGCGGAGAATCTGCGCCGCTTCGCGTGCTTCGGCCGGTCTGTAATTGGAGATACCAACATACAGCGCTTTACCCTGACGCACGATCAGATCCAGCGCAGCCATCGTTTCCTCCAGCGGTGTGTTCGGATCCGGACGGTGATGGTAGAAAATATCCACATAATCCAGGCCCAGCCGCTTCAGGCTCTGATCGAGACTGGAAACCAGATTCTTCTTGGAGCCCCATTCTCCATACGGGCCAGGCCACATATAATAGCCGGCTTTGCTGGAGATGATCATTTCATCACGGTAGGCGGAGAAATCCTGACGGAGGATCCGGCCGAAGTTTTCTTCTGCAGAGCCTGGAGGCGGCCCATAGTTGTTGGCGAGGTCAAAATGGGTGATGCCCAGATCAAATGCCCGGCGCACCATAGCGCGGCCGTTCTCGAACAGGTCGTTGCCGCCAAAATTATGCCACAGGCCCAGGGAAATAGCCGGCAGCAGCAGGCCGCTCCGGCCGGTACGGTTGTATTTCATATTGTCATAGCGTTCAGGACTGGCGATATACATGTTTAATCCTCCTAAAAGTTTTGTTTAGCGTTACTTCATCGAATTGACTTCGGACAAAACTGGCTTCGGAAGCGTTTACGTTTTTTAGCCACGGTCATGCTCTATTGTAGCGAAATCCCGGAGCTGGGCGTATGTCAGCAAGGAAGATCTTTATAGAACAATGTCCGTATTCTCATGACGCATGCGGTACTCTTTGGGGGAGCAGCCCTTGACCTTCTTGAACATCCGTGAGAAGAGCAGCGGGTCCTGATAGCCGACGGAGCGGGAGATTTCTCCGATGGTACAGCCCGTTTCGGCGAGCAGCTCGCAGGCCTTGGCGATCCGGAAATTCAGCAGATACTGCTGCGGCGGCAGGCCGACAGTCCGCTTAAACAGGGTGGACAGGTATTTACGGTCCAGCTTCAGGGAAGCGGACATCATCTCTACCGTGATA encodes:
- a CDS encoding aldo/keto reductase, which codes for MYIASPERYDNMKYNRTGRSGLLLPAISLGLWHNFGGNDLFENGRAMVRRAFDLGITHFDLANNYGPPPGSAEENFGRILRQDFSAYRDEMIISSKAGYYMWPGPYGEWGSKKNLVSSLDQSLKRLGLDYVDIFYHHRPDPNTPLEETMAALDLIVRQGKALYVGISNYRPAEAREAAQILRRLGTPCLIHQPNYSMLSRWIEDGLQDVLAEEGIGTIAFSPMQKGILTDRYLNGIAPDSRAAGPSVFLSEREITEEVIGKVRKLNDIAAARGQKMSQLALSWVLRGGKVTSALIGASKVSQIEDAVASLNAPELSAEELEQIEAILRG
- a CDS encoding DUF402 domain-containing protein gives rise to the protein MLKRKFGDRSDRKRVLVREYAQSFIESDNFNGYVTLLRILKVSDPLYVEYNGEEICIVNDGYLWLQQFPSGRNHSVTTMFDSKGNIVQWYIDICSKNGVSDNNVPWMDDLFLDLIVLPSGEVINKDTDELEGAFISGIINKPLYDLAREESNMLSELIKHNEFTLLKLSEEHKEFLLQKM
- a CDS encoding dihydrofolate reductase family protein, producing MRKLVLFLHASLDGFVEGPNGEMDIGWISYDADLEKHAKEILSTADTVIWGRGTYQMMHSYWPSVPSNPSASQHERDHAEWIEKTAKIVFSTTLEKVEWNNSRLVKEDIEEEINNLKQQPGKDMVILGSPRFAHHLMELDLIDEYKITVSPVLIGKGLPLFQGLREKINLKLIENKTFDSGAIGLVYQTVR
- a CDS encoding GNAT family N-acetyltransferase, whose protein sequence is MYIKVLNPADAEKYRELRLESLLNHPEAFLSTYEAEKGLPFETTRSRLEPAEGRFTLGGFTEQDELAGMVTFIREDRARISHKGNVYAMYVSPAARKQKLGYRLMTELLVRAGQLPGLEIVNLTVFSDNHAAKRLYTSLGFTCYGTERKAVKLDGVYLDEDLMTLELNQLLLYP
- a CDS encoding ZIP family metal transporter, giving the protein MATALLGSFLSAMATVLGVVPILFVRRLSELWKDVLVAFTAGIMVSASTFGLMPQAIRESGIIALTLGLITGVLLLDLIENNIPHIDVENKPGFTNMDSKALLVMIALFIHNIPEGLSTGFSYASEQGSLGPMVAIAIGAQNMPEGLILAIFLMNSNATRRKALGIAALTGLMEMISAVIGYFTASSMQHAVGYGLAFAAGAMLFIVYKELIPESHGHGYERPSTYSFIFGLLAMVYITQFFG
- a CDS encoding phosphotransferase translates to MGGSNVWDAEWEVNEEQARTLIGRQFPQLSSKQVKRLGWGWDNTVFLIGDEYVFRFPRRTIAVGSIRMEGKLLPKLETYMTLPYPKPLFYGEATDKYPAPFLGYAYVPGDFSIGLTEERRALSAETLAKFLRRLHEFPVQAALKCGVQQDHRNLTDIASRKVKLEGFLSKVVEHLSPEESSVIEAYICRLQKDRVEAVNALLHGDLHFKNMLVNENGIISGIIDWGDLSVGHPACDLSVAYSFLPPYARGVFFETYGGADEETKLLARLIAVYIPILILMQAVDDGNEAIAAEAKSNIMRALSD
- a CDS encoding Type 1 glutamine amidotransferase-like domain-containing protein translates to MKLLLTSAGINNKSIHDALVDMLDKPIADSNALCIPTAMYGHPWVGPGVNTWEFISGKSENPMVDLGWKSVGILELTALPSISKDRWVPLVQGIDVLLVAGGDALYLNHWMRQSGLADLLPSLQAVYVGMSAGSMVMAPNIGKFFVGWTPPAGGDETLGLVDFAIFPHLDHEMLPDNTMAAAESWAAGMRVPTYAIDDQTAIKVIDGAVEVVSEGNWKNLTT
- a CDS encoding aldo/keto reductase, producing MNKNRLGQSELYVSAMGLGCMSLGTGEAAAVSIIHEALDLEINFLDTADLYDEGRNEELVGTAIRHRRGDVILATKVGNRRIPGKEGWSWDPSKAYIKSAVHESLRRLQTDYIDLYQLHGGTLEDNIDETIEAFEELKQEGLIRYYGISSIRPNVIREYVQRSSIVSVMSQYSILDRRPEEDILPLLEQHGISLIARGPLARGILTENGRAKLKQDYLDYSVQELAGLHDQLTQQTSGSRTLTQAALHYPLAHSPVASIIPGASNIEQLRLNAAAVESAPLSPQELETIRKASKANVYTAHR